A genomic segment from Chloroflexota bacterium encodes:
- a CDS encoding glycosyltransferase family 39 protein: MRLWRVDLAPLRYDDVDVLSRARDVLWHGPALTGPMTSWGVPDPPGSVYLLLPAALAASSASAGVVLVGLLNVLAVALTYLLTRRFLGPGVALAAGLLFAANPWAVYYSRRSWAEIVPLFTIVALWAAYEVVVQRRARWAVAFFVALAVQVQIRILSLIYGPAALLTLLLWPWRWGVRWPAAGILLGTLLTVPYLSWVGLHWAEVSARLEDGNRGVGLAPRNGAIELVLWSASGFGLLPAVSDIAPWLNPFGQAGRVVLLLVGALLAAGLGMAITAAARRTPGWEARLLPAIWLVLPSLTLIGQSSSVYLHYLVALSPAVFMVMALPLGWLLQGPRRPLAGLGGLLLASLLAYQLTATGLVYRLMEAYEIDEPPTAPPALRVAAVDVPREASELLGTGERYGVEPPIRYWQALADRAIAAAGAAGAPQVWVLAGETDPLTAEAPAVLDYLLRPHVEPRFLPADTLLFRMLRPTVVVELPDLDPIESMERFGERKATVLAPSRNNREGVARARITLVPDRGPQGWASLAPSRLLARFDGPVQFFGYRAEKTVRAGSDLPVTLFWWLTSQSTIPGPVPTLRLVDANGRIFPSESPTRPLPAVEEGDWVVIRREQLAVPSRTPPGQYTLDVVLSTEAGQPIRRADQPAATLPLTTVQVTAR, from the coding sequence TTGCGGCTCTGGCGCGTCGATCTCGCGCCGCTCCGCTACGACGACGTGGACGTGCTCTCGCGTGCGCGAGATGTCCTGTGGCACGGCCCAGCCCTGACCGGCCCGATGACGTCCTGGGGCGTGCCCGATCCGCCCGGCTCGGTCTACCTGCTGCTGCCGGCCGCGTTGGCCGCGTCCTCGGCGTCGGCGGGGGTGGTGCTGGTCGGGCTGCTCAACGTCCTGGCCGTTGCGCTCACCTACCTGCTGACCCGCCGCTTCCTGGGGCCGGGCGTGGCGCTGGCGGCTGGCCTGCTGTTCGCCGCGAACCCATGGGCCGTCTACTACAGCCGCCGCAGCTGGGCCGAGATCGTGCCGCTGTTCACCATCGTGGCGCTCTGGGCCGCCTACGAAGTGGTGGTGCAGCGGCGGGCGCGCTGGGCGGTGGCCTTCTTCGTGGCGCTGGCCGTGCAGGTGCAGATCCGCATTCTCTCGCTGATCTACGGCCCGGCCGCGTTGCTCACGCTGCTGCTCTGGCCGTGGCGCTGGGGCGTTCGCTGGCCGGCCGCCGGCATCCTGCTCGGCACCCTGCTCACCGTGCCGTACCTCTCGTGGGTGGGCCTGCACTGGGCAGAGGTCTCGGCCCGGCTGGAGGACGGCAACCGAGGCGTCGGGCTGGCGCCCCGCAACGGGGCCATCGAGTTGGTGCTCTGGAGCGCGTCCGGCTTCGGGCTGCTGCCGGCCGTCAGCGATATCGCCCCCTGGCTCAACCCGTTCGGGCAGGCTGGCCGCGTCGTGCTGCTGCTGGTCGGCGCGCTGCTGGCGGCTGGCCTGGGGATGGCCATCACGGCTGCCGCCCGGCGCACGCCCGGCTGGGAGGCGAGGCTGCTGCCGGCGATCTGGCTCGTCCTCCCGAGTCTCACGCTGATCGGGCAGTCGTCCTCAGTCTACCTCCACTACCTCGTGGCCCTCTCGCCGGCCGTCTTCATGGTGATGGCGCTGCCGCTCGGGTGGCTGCTCCAGGGTCCACGCCGGCCGCTGGCAGGCCTCGGTGGCCTGCTCCTGGCCAGCCTCCTGGCCTATCAGCTGACGGCCACCGGGCTGGTCTACCGGCTGATGGAGGCCTACGAGATCGACGAGCCGCCAACGGCCCCGCCGGCCCTGCGCGTGGCCGCCGTGGACGTGCCCCGCGAGGCCTCCGAGCTGCTGGGGACCGGCGAGCGCTACGGGGTCGAGCCGCCGATCCGCTACTGGCAGGCCCTGGCGGACCGCGCCATCGCGGCGGCCGGAGCGGCGGGCGCGCCCCAGGTCTGGGTGCTGGCCGGCGAGACCGATCCGCTGACGGCCGAGGCGCCGGCCGTCCTCGACTACCTGCTGCGGCCCCACGTCGAGCCGCGCTTCCTGCCCGCCGACACCCTGCTCTTCCGGATGCTCCGTCCAACCGTCGTCGTCGAGCTGCCCGACCTGGACCCCATCGAGTCGATGGAGCGCTTCGGCGAGCGCAAGGCGACCGTCCTGGCCCCGAGTCGCAACAACCGCGAGGGCGTCGCACGGGCGCGCATCACCCTCGTGCCCGACCGTGGACCGCAGGGCTGGGCCTCGCTCGCGCCGTCGCGGCTGCTGGCGCGCTTTGACGGGCCAGTCCAGTTCTTCGGCTACCGAGCAGAGAAGACCGTCCGCGCCGGCTCCGATCTGCCCGTCACCCTGTTCTGGTGGCTGACCAGCCAATCGACCATCCCCGGGCCGGTCCCGACGCTCCGGCTGGTGGACGCCAACGGACGCATCTTCCCCTCTGAGAGCCCCACCCGACCGCTGCCGGCGGTCGAAGAGGGCGACTGGGTCGTCATTCGGCGCGAGCAGCTGGCCGTCCCGAGCCGAACACCCCCTGGCCAGTACACGCTCGACGTCGTGCTCTCGACGGAGGCCGGCCAGCCGATCCGCCGCGCCGACCAGCCAGCCGCCACGCTCCCCCTCACGACGGTCCAGGTCACCGCCCGCTGA
- a CDS encoding sugar kinase, with protein MPDVVTFGETMALFTPRETGPLRYVPEFRLKMGGTESNLAIALARLGISVGWFSRLGDDELGRFIVHNVRGEGVDASRVIVDPDAPTALYLKEISAVGDTTVYYYRRGSAASRMQPSDLDTAYITGSRWLHVTGITPALSESCRDTVAASIELARDSGLAVSFDPNLRLKLWTAEQARETMTPLVQRSTVLLGGSEEMALIFGTATPDAAADWALRQGVEIAAIKLGADGALVATADERRTVPPFSIPHVVDTVGAGDGFDAGFIAGRLLGRDPWAAAVLGNVVGAHALMVEGDFEGYPTMAEAEAFIAGRARVAR; from the coding sequence ATGCCGGACGTCGTGACCTTCGGCGAGACGATGGCGCTCTTCACCCCGCGCGAGACCGGACCGTTGCGGTACGTCCCGGAGTTTCGCCTCAAGATGGGCGGCACCGAGAGCAACCTTGCCATCGCCCTGGCGCGCCTCGGCATCAGCGTTGGCTGGTTCAGCCGCCTGGGCGACGATGAGCTGGGACGCTTCATCGTCCACAACGTGCGCGGTGAGGGCGTGGACGCGAGCCGGGTGATCGTGGACCCTGACGCGCCGACGGCGCTCTATCTGAAGGAGATCAGCGCCGTCGGCGACACGACGGTCTACTACTACCGGCGCGGCTCGGCGGCCTCGCGGATGCAGCCGTCCGACCTGGACACCGCCTACATCACCGGCTCGCGCTGGCTGCATGTGACGGGCATCACGCCGGCCCTCTCCGAGAGCTGCCGGGACACAGTGGCCGCGTCCATCGAGCTGGCGCGCGATTCGGGCCTGGCCGTCTCGTTTGACCCGAACCTGCGGCTCAAGCTCTGGACGGCCGAGCAGGCCCGTGAGACGATGACGCCACTGGTGCAGCGGTCGACGGTGCTGCTGGGCGGCTCCGAGGAGATGGCGCTCATCTTCGGGACGGCGACGCCGGACGCGGCGGCGGACTGGGCGCTCAGGCAGGGTGTGGAGATCGCCGCGATCAAGCTCGGGGCTGACGGCGCGCTGGTGGCAACGGCCGACGAGCGCCGGACCGTCCCGCCGTTCAGCATCCCGCACGTGGTGGATACGGTCGGCGCCGGCGACGGCTTCGACGCGGGGTTCATCGCCGGGCGGCTGCTCGGGCGCGATCCGTGGGCGGCGGCGGTGCTGGGGAACGTGGTCGGGGCGCACGCCCTGATGGTCGAAGGGGACTTCGAGGGCTACCCGACGATGGCCGAGGCCGAGGCGTTTATCGCCGGGCGGGCCAGAGTCGCGCGGTAA